In Strigops habroptila isolate Jane chromosome 2, bStrHab1.2.pri, whole genome shotgun sequence, one genomic interval encodes:
- the UBL3 gene encoding ubiquitin-like protein 3, which produces MSSSVPADMINLRLILVSGKTKEFLFSPNDSAADIAKHVYDNWPMDWEEEQVSSPNILRLIYQGRFLHGNVTLGALKLPFGKTTVMHLVARETLPEPNSQGQRNREKTGESNCCVIL; this is translated from the exons ataAATTTGCGCCTCATCTTGGTAAGTGGGAAAACGAAAGAGTTCCTATTTTCACCAAATGACTCTGCTGCAGATATTGCAAAACATGTGTATGACAACTGGCCGATGG atTGGGAGGAAGAACAAGTCAGCAGTCCAAATATCTTGCGGCTTATTTATCAAGGGAGGTTTCTTCATGGCAATGTGACATTAGGAg CATTAAAACTTCCTTTTGGCAAAACAACAGTGATGCATTTGGTGGCTAGAGAGACATTGCCAGAGCCAAACTCTCAAG GTCAAAGGAACCGTGAAAAAACTGGAGAAAGCAATTGCTGTGTAATTCTGTAA